From Pedobacter cryoconitis, one genomic window encodes:
- a CDS encoding lmo0937 family membrane protein yields the protein MGNLLYLVAVVLIILWVIGFFFHGFGDVGGLIHVLLVIAVIAIILKIINRAA from the coding sequence ATGGGAAATTTACTTTATTTAGTTGCAGTAGTGTTAATCATTCTATGGGTAATCGGCTTTTTCTTCCATGGCTTCGGCGATGTAGGAGGTCTGATTCACGTATTATTGGTGATTGCAGTAATTGCAATTATCCTGAAAATAATCAACAGAGCTGCTTAA